In Microbacterium sp. ABRD28, the genomic stretch GGCATGGGCGTGCCGTCGGCCAGGGCGCCGTTGGTGATCGGCGCGGACGCCGCGTTCGCGCGGGCGTCGGCGCGCACGCGTGCGCGCTGCAGCTCGTCGTCGGTCGGGTCGGCGGTGACGACGCCGGCGGCGGCGTCGACGATCACGCTCTGCCCCTCGGTGAGCGCGGCGGCGCCGGCGGCGCCGACGATGGCGACGATCCCCTTCTCGCGGGCGAGGATGGCGGTGTGCGAAGTGGGTCCGCCCTCGGTGGTCACGAGCGCGAGCACCTGGTCGAGATCGAGCAGAGCGGTGTCGGCAGGGGCGAGGTCCTTCGCGACGAGGACGAACGGATGACCCGGTTCGGGCACACCCGGAGCCGCCACGCCTCGCAGCCGCGCGATGACACGCTGGGCGACGTCGTCGAGGTCGGCGGCGCGCTCGCCGAGGTAGCCGCCGACGGCGGTGAGCTGGTCGCGGAACGCGGCGAACGCCTCGAACACCGCGCGCTCGCCGGTCTTTCCGTCGGCCAGTCGCGTGCCGATCTCGTCGGACAGCGTCGGGTCCTCGGCCATCATGGCCTGCGCCTCGAGCACGTCCTGCGCCGCGCCGCCGGCCTGCTCGGCGCGCTCCTCGAGCTCGCGGGCGACCGCGGCCACCGCCTCGTCGACGCGCTCCCGTTCGGCGGCCTCGCCGATCGTGCTCGGCTCGTCGGCGGGGGCGGGCAGCGGCTCGGCCATGCGGGCCACCGGGCCCTGCGCGACGCCCAGACCGATCCCGACGCCGCGGATCCCGGAACGTGTCACGGTGCTCACGCCGCGTCGTGGTCGGTGGTCAGCAGCTCGCTGAGAGCGTCGAGCACGTTCTCGGCGTTCTCGCCGTCGGCGGTGAGCGTGACGTAGTCGCCCTGGTCGACGCCCAGCGAGATCACGCCGAGGATGCTCGCGGCGTTCACCGGCTCACCCGAGCCCTTGGCCACCGTGATCGGGATGCCGGCTTCCTTCGCCGCCTGCGCGAAGAGCTTTGCGGGGCGGGCGTGCAGCCCGTGCGACGATCCGATGCGCACCGTGCGGGTCAGGGGGGCCATGGTGATTCCTCTCCTCGGTTCTCAGTGGGGGCTGACTCGCGGGGAGTCAGGTGTGCGCGGGGTTCTCGGCCCCGGCATCCGTCGTGGTCTCCGGTGCCGCGACGGCGACCGCGCGACGCACGAGTTCCAGCGTGCGGGCGCCGCCGAGGTCGGCGAAGACGTCATCGGGCAGCAGCACCACCGTCGTCATCCGCAGGGCCGCTGCCTCCTCGATGTGCGGGAGCGCATCGGCAAGGTGCGGACCGACGAGGATCACGTCGGTGGCATCGAGGTCGATCGGGAGCGACTGCTCGGTCCCGGCGATGGCGGTCCAGGGCAGTCCCGCATCCTGTGCGGCGCGGCGCACACGCTGCGCCACGAAGGTGCTGGACGCACCCGCTCCACACACGACAAGGATCCGCATCGATCCGCCCTCCTCGTGAGCGATTCTTGTGAACTCGCTGAGGGCCGACAAGTCACGCGTTCTTCCGCCCGGGCGGAAACCCCTGCCTGCCCCCGGGCTCTGCGGGCCCCGGCGTGGTTGACTGGTGCTCGATCCGGACCGCGGCACGGCGGCCCGGCGGAGGGGTGCCCGTGACCAAAGCCAGGCAGGATCGCCTGCTGACGCTGCTGCTGCGGGACGGCACCTGGGCGACGGCCTCGACCCTGGCCGATGCGCTCGGGGTCACCCCCCGCAGCATCCGCTCGTACGTCGGCTCCATCAACGCGCGCGTCGCTCCCGGCGTCGCGATCGAGTCGGGTCCGCTGGGCTATCGGGCGGGGCCCGAGGGTGCCGTCGCTCTGCGGGCCGCCGGGGGGACGGATGCCGGGACCCCGCGTGACCGGCTGCACACCGTCATCCGGGGTCTCCTCGACACCGACACCGGGATCGACCTGTTCGACACCGCGATGGAACTGCACGTCAGTCCCGCCACGCTCGAGGCCGACCTCGCGCGCGTCCGGGGCCTTCTCAGCGGCACCGACCTGACCCTGGAGCGTTCGGCGTCCACGGCGCGACTGCGCGGCGGCGAGATGGCCCGGCGGCGCCTTCTCAGCAGGCTCGCGCACGACGAGATGGATGCCGGTGCGTTCGACCTCGGGGCGCTCCGGCGGAGCCTTGCCGGCACCGCCGTCGACGCCGACGCGTTCGGCGCGTTCAAGTCCGATCTCGTCACCGAG encodes the following:
- a CDS encoding HPr family phosphocarrier protein encodes the protein MAPLTRTVRIGSSHGLHARPAKLFAQAAKEAGIPITVAKGSGEPVNAASILGVISLGVDQGDYVTLTADGENAENVLDALSELLTTDHDAA
- a CDS encoding PTS sugar transporter translates to MRILVVCGAGASSTFVAQRVRRAAQDAGLPWTAIAGTEQSLPIDLDATDVILVGPHLADALPHIEEAAALRMTTVVLLPDDVFADLGGARTLELVRRAVAVAAPETTTDAGAENPAHT